The following DNA comes from Rhodopseudomonas boonkerdii.
TGGGTCCCATTCTACAATTTCCATGACCCGGTGCTGTTCGGCTTTCCCTTCTTCTACTGGTATCAGCTCGCCTGGGTGCCGGTGACCGCTTTCCTGACTTGGCTCGCTTACCGGACCTACCCCAATGAAGACTGATCTCGACGTTCCGGCGTTGGCCGTCTTTCTATTCTTCTTCGCCCTCGTCACCGTGAT
Coding sequences within:
- a CDS encoding DUF3311 domain-containing protein yields the protein MSRHCLWLLLIPFVGLLWVPFYNFHDPVLFGFPFFYWYQLAWVPVTAFLTWLAYRTYPNED